The uncultured Eubacteriales bacterium region GAAAAACCTCCCATACCCGGAAGAGAACCCTTTTGGATAAAGGGTTGAATGATTAAAGATTTTACAGATAAAAGAGGTGGACCCGAAACCTAAAGTTTCGGGTCCACCTCTTTTTGAATGCAGACAGACTCCGCTTTGACCTGGATGGTGCGATGTGCTACACTAAGAAATAAGGCGTTTTTAAACTTTAAGTTTTCTTCACTTCTTCTTTACAGCGGATTGTTGACTTTCGGCTATACTGGCATCAAGTTCAAGAAAAGAGAGGTTGATGCTGAATGGCAGAGCATGTGCTCGTCACCCACGCCCTCACCAAGCGGTACGGCAGTACCGCCGTGGTGGATGGCGTGGACTTAAACATTGAAAAGGGCCAAATCTATGGCCTGGTGGGCCGCAACGGAGCGGGCAAGACCACCATCATCCGTATGGTCTCCGGCCAGACCGTGTCCTCTGGGGGCGCACTGGAGCTCTTCGGCGCGTCGGATGCTTCGGGGCTGGAGAAGATGCGAGCCCGCACCGGCGTCATGGTGGAGATCCCCAGTTTTTATCCCTACCTCACCGCCCGGGAGAACCTGGAGTACTACCGCATCCAGCGGGGCATCCCCGGGAAGGAGTGCGTGGAGGAGGTGCTGCGACAGGTGAACCTGGCCGACACCGGCCGCAAGAAGTTCAAGAACTTCTCCTTGGGCATGAAACAGCGGCTGGGGCTGGCCCTGGCGTTGATGGACCACCCGGATTTTCTCCTGCTGGACGAGCCCATTAACGGGCTCGACCCGGAGGGGATCGTGGAGTTTCGTAACATCCTGCTGGATTTGAACCGTAACCGGCAGACCACCATTTTGGTCTCCAGCCACATTCTGTCAGAGCTCGCGAATCTAGCCACCCACTACGGTTTCATTGACAAGGGCCACATGCTGGAGCAAATCTCGGCCAAGGCCTTGGCCGAGAAGTGCCGGGCCTGCCTGGAAGTAGGC contains the following coding sequences:
- the bcrA gene encoding Bacitracin transport ATP-binding protein BcrA; protein product: MAEHVLVTHALTKRYGSTAVVDGVDLNIEKGQIYGLVGRNGAGKTTIIRMVSGQTVSSGGALELFGASDASGLEKMRARTGVMVEIPSFYPYLTARENLEYYRIQRGIPGKECVEEVLRQVNLADTGRKKFKNFSLGMKQRLGLALALMDHPDFLLLDEPINGLDPEGIVEFRNILLDLNRNRQTTILVSSHILSELANLATHYGFIDKGHMLEQISAKALAEKCRACLEVGVEDAAKAAQVLEQTLGARDYEVLPGNVIRLYSHLNEAAQVTQALVSGGVALRSIEQKGANLEDYFLAMIGVHHG
- a CDS encoding hypothetical protein (Evidence 5 : No homology to any previously reported sequences); protein product: MQTDSALTWMVRCATLRNKAFLNFKFSSLLLYSGLLTFGYTGIKFKKREVDAEWQSMCSSPTPSPSGTAVPPWWMAWT